In Eriocheir sinensis breed Jianghai 21 chromosome 29, ASM2467909v1, whole genome shotgun sequence, a single genomic region encodes these proteins:
- the LOC127004861 gene encoding zinc finger and BTB domain-containing protein 7B-like isoform X2: protein MEALSDGGVLGGESQIISLIGGDELSLVEASMLQGDPSVGVMMELVGGTDSDDEALSAAFSTTFSTTTTSPSLRQLAPSSSIASSITSYSVTSSSPPPSFASLISSQVDRGGGGGGGGGVVGTVVELPGHQNPIPTPLLLSHPHHHHLHHHHHHHHHQSQQQQQQQQQQQQQQQQQHSSSPHIPLPMHIPLQHIPRSQPPQQTFFQPDQTTLSPGRSQGSTYAAGGGGGIGGAGESSGFVPYLSPTALQPSPHQAFLPQVKSEPPHGEQTPYLTPALKAEPQDEFLEPLETHLEPPHTPTPALPLVFTPQNVVVGRGTPGGLSYTPHHGPPPTPSPGGMSSLEGNGGGGGGSGGGGQAPSPSSQYLYAPPHTPQTPHTNSPYLLELAPLPSRSSQQQQQQQQHPHHHHQHHHTHHQQQQPPPQQHLSLSPPSSHANALSSNFVGGGLTGYYESPQPSHPQQPPQPPPQPQSQLPQEDVRQTVTGTHHMLYLPASQHALKTRLKMTRKKSSSSPGPLTEDDLSPGKQDATDQASNDSDDDNLVIDTGTGGEGFECGECRMVCRTRGSLRKHLTTEHLSDEPEPAETIPKQYLCTTPLCHFTTTKRDTYDFHIASHIAEGWTPTGKKRQNKNPLQRHRYNKEELTCPLCEYACTVEKAFRRHLKAHEGGYGPVSKISCCICGKDRPSEAEMKKHMKKHRCGKYYRCDICKFQTVQLKKLIQHRRMHTGEKPHLCPFCPYRAARRDNLRSHVRRMHKRENMYGDTFTPRPVLVAEADCQDHIHTLPSDHIPVSQVQGSQQPQQPLPPPQPQQPVPTPLSALSQPPPPQVQAPGTL from the exons ATGGAGGCGCTGTCCGACGGGGGTGTGCTGGGGGGAGAGTCCCAGATTATTAGCCTCATT ggtGGTGACGAGCTCAGTCTGGTGGAGGCGTCAATGCTTCAAGGAGACCCAAGCGTTGGTGTCATGATGGAGTTGGTGGGCGGCACGGACAGCGATGACGAGGCTCTCTCCGCGGCCTtctccaccaccttctccaccaccactacctccccctccctccgtcagcttgcaccttcctcctccatagcctcctccatcacatcctactctgttacctcctcctcgcctccccctTCCTTTGCCAGCCTCATATCCTCTCAGGTGGatcgtggtggtggaggaggtggtggtggtggtgtggtagggaCGGTGGTGGAGCTCCCCGGACACCAGAACCCCATACCAACACCTCTCCTGTTGTcgcatccccaccaccaccacctccatcatcaccaccaccaccaccaccaccagtcacaacagcaacagcaacaacaacaacaacaacaacaacaacaacaacagcagcactcctcctccccacacattCCACTCCCCATGCACATCCCCCTCCAGCACATCCCCAGGTCACAGCCTCCCCAGCAGACCTTCTTCCAGCCTGATCAG ACCACTCTCTCCCCGGGGCGCTCCCAGGGCAGCACATACGCGgcagggggcggcgggggcaTAGGCGGGGCGGGGGAGAGCAGCGGGTTCGTCCCATACCTCTCCCCGACAGCCCTCCAGCCTTCACCCCACCAAGCCTTCCTGCCCCAAGTCAAGTCTGAGCCGCCCCACGGGGAACAGACGCCCTACCTCACCCCCGCCCTCAAGGCAGAGCCGCAAGACGAGTTCCTGGAACCCTTGGAGACGCACCTGGAGCCCCCGCACACCCCCACACCCGCTCTGCCCCTCGTCTTCACCCCACAGAATGTTGTCGTCGGTCGTGGCACCCCTGGGGGACTATCGTACACCCCACATCACGGCCCACCGCCCACGCCTTCCCCCGGGGGCATGTCGAGCCTAGAGGggaatgggggtggtggtgggggcagcggtggtggtggtcaggccCCGTCCCCTTCGTCGCAGTACCTCTATGCACCTCCACACACGCCACAGACACCACACACCAATTCTCCGTACCTGCTGGAACTGGCACCTCTCCCGTCTCGCTCGtcccagcaacagcaacagcagcagcagcatccacaccaccatcaccaacaccaccacactcaccaccaacagcagcaaccaccaccacagcagcacCTCTCGCTCTCACCACCTTCGTCACACGCCAACGCCCTCAGCTCGAATTTTGTGGGCGGCGGTCTTACGGGTTATTACGAGTCGCCGCAGCCCTCGCATCCACAGCAGCCACCACAGCCGCCTCCTCAGCCACAGTCACAGCTACCTCAGGAGGATGTGCGGCAGACAGTGACGGGGACGCACCACATGTTGTACCTCCCTGCCTCGCAACACGCACTCAAGACACGGCTaaag ATGACCCGCAAAAAATCTTCCTCGAGTCCCGGACCACTGACTGAGGATGACCTGAGCCCCGGCAAGCAGGACGCCACTGACCAGGCGAGCAACGACTCCGACGATGATAACCTGGTCATCGATACCGG TACTGGCGGGGAAGGGTTCGAGTGCGGGGAGTGTCGCATGGTGTGTCGTACGAGGGGCAGCCTTCGCAAGCACCTCACCACAGAGCACCTCTCGGATGAGCCTGAGCCAGCGGAGACCATCCCTAAGCAATACCTGTGCACCACGCCTCTCTGCCACTTCACAACGACCAAGCGAGACACGTACGACTTCCACATCGCCAGCCACATCGCGGAGGGCTGGACCCCTACCGGCAAGAAACGGCAGAACAAGAATCCGCTGCAGaggcatag GTACAACAAGGAGGAGCTCACGTGTCCACTGTGTGAGTACGCATGCACCGTGGAGAAGGCTTTCCGGCGCCACCTCAAGGCACATGAAGGTGGCTACGGGCCGGTGTCCAAGATATCCTGCTGCATCTGTG GCAAGGACCGACCCAGTGAAGCAGAGATGAAAAAGCATATGAAGAAGCATCGCTGTGGCAAGTACTATCGCTGTGACATCTGCAAGTTCCAGACGGTGCAGCTCAAGAAG CTGATCCAACACCGCCGGATGCACACGGGTGAGAAACCGCACCTCTGCCCCTTCTGCCCCTACCGAGCCGCCCGCCGGGACAACCTCCGCTCACACGTCCGCCGCATGCACAAGCGAGAGAACATGTACGGCGACACCTTCACCCCACGACCTGTGCTTGTGGCCGAGGCGGATTGCCAAGACCACATCCACACGCTGCCCTCCGACCACATCCCAGTCAGCCAGGTACAGGGGTCACAGCAGCCACAGCAGCCGCTCCCACCCCCTCAGCCACAGCAGCCAGTCCCCACCCCTCTCTCGGCCCTCTCgcagcccccacccccccaggtCCAGGCCCCCGGGACGCTATAA
- the LOC127004861 gene encoding zinc finger and BTB domain-containing protein 7B-like isoform X1, whose amino-acid sequence MEALSDGGVLGGESQIISLIGGDELSLVEASMLQGDPSVGVMMELVGGTDSDDEALSAAFSTTFSTTTTSPSLRQLAPSSSIASSITSYSVTSSSPPPSFASLISSQVDRGGGGGGGGGVVGTVVELPGHQNPIPTPLLLSHPHHHHLHHHHHHHHHQSQQQQQQQQQQQQQQQQQHSSSPHIPLPMHIPLQHIPRSQPPQQTFFQPDQTTLSPGRSQGSTYAAGGGGGIGGAGESSGFVPYLSPTALQPSPHQAFLPQVKSEPPHGEQTPYLTPALKAEPQDEFLEPLETHLEPPHTPTPALPLVFTPQNVVVGRGTPGGLSYTPHHGPPPTPSPGGMSSLEGNGGGGGGSGGGGQAPSPSSQYLYAPPHTPQTPHTNSPYLLELAPLPSRSSQQQQQQQQHPHHHHQHHHTHHQQQQPPPQQHLSLSPPSSHANALSSNFVGGGLTGYYESPQPSHPQQPPQPPPQPQSQLPQEDVRQTVTGTHHMLYLPASQHALKTRLKMTRKKSSSSPGPLTEDDLSPGKQDATDQASNDSDDDNLVIDTGSTGGEGFECGECRMVCRTRGSLRKHLTTEHLSDEPEPAETIPKQYLCTTPLCHFTTTKRDTYDFHIASHIAEGWTPTGKKRQNKNPLQRHRYNKEELTCPLCEYACTVEKAFRRHLKAHEGGYGPVSKISCCICGKDRPSEAEMKKHMKKHRCGKYYRCDICKFQTVQLKKLIQHRRMHTGEKPHLCPFCPYRAARRDNLRSHVRRMHKRENMYGDTFTPRPVLVAEADCQDHIHTLPSDHIPVSQVQGSQQPQQPLPPPQPQQPVPTPLSALSQPPPPQVQAPGTL is encoded by the exons ATGGAGGCGCTGTCCGACGGGGGTGTGCTGGGGGGAGAGTCCCAGATTATTAGCCTCATT ggtGGTGACGAGCTCAGTCTGGTGGAGGCGTCAATGCTTCAAGGAGACCCAAGCGTTGGTGTCATGATGGAGTTGGTGGGCGGCACGGACAGCGATGACGAGGCTCTCTCCGCGGCCTtctccaccaccttctccaccaccactacctccccctccctccgtcagcttgcaccttcctcctccatagcctcctccatcacatcctactctgttacctcctcctcgcctccccctTCCTTTGCCAGCCTCATATCCTCTCAGGTGGatcgtggtggtggaggaggtggtggtggtggtgtggtagggaCGGTGGTGGAGCTCCCCGGACACCAGAACCCCATACCAACACCTCTCCTGTTGTcgcatccccaccaccaccacctccatcatcaccaccaccaccaccaccaccagtcacaacagcaacagcaacaacaacaacaacaacaacaacaacaacaacagcagcactcctcctccccacacattCCACTCCCCATGCACATCCCCCTCCAGCACATCCCCAGGTCACAGCCTCCCCAGCAGACCTTCTTCCAGCCTGATCAG ACCACTCTCTCCCCGGGGCGCTCCCAGGGCAGCACATACGCGgcagggggcggcgggggcaTAGGCGGGGCGGGGGAGAGCAGCGGGTTCGTCCCATACCTCTCCCCGACAGCCCTCCAGCCTTCACCCCACCAAGCCTTCCTGCCCCAAGTCAAGTCTGAGCCGCCCCACGGGGAACAGACGCCCTACCTCACCCCCGCCCTCAAGGCAGAGCCGCAAGACGAGTTCCTGGAACCCTTGGAGACGCACCTGGAGCCCCCGCACACCCCCACACCCGCTCTGCCCCTCGTCTTCACCCCACAGAATGTTGTCGTCGGTCGTGGCACCCCTGGGGGACTATCGTACACCCCACATCACGGCCCACCGCCCACGCCTTCCCCCGGGGGCATGTCGAGCCTAGAGGggaatgggggtggtggtgggggcagcggtggtggtggtcaggccCCGTCCCCTTCGTCGCAGTACCTCTATGCACCTCCACACACGCCACAGACACCACACACCAATTCTCCGTACCTGCTGGAACTGGCACCTCTCCCGTCTCGCTCGtcccagcaacagcaacagcagcagcagcatccacaccaccatcaccaacaccaccacactcaccaccaacagcagcaaccaccaccacagcagcacCTCTCGCTCTCACCACCTTCGTCACACGCCAACGCCCTCAGCTCGAATTTTGTGGGCGGCGGTCTTACGGGTTATTACGAGTCGCCGCAGCCCTCGCATCCACAGCAGCCACCACAGCCGCCTCCTCAGCCACAGTCACAGCTACCTCAGGAGGATGTGCGGCAGACAGTGACGGGGACGCACCACATGTTGTACCTCCCTGCCTCGCAACACGCACTCAAGACACGGCTaaag ATGACCCGCAAAAAATCTTCCTCGAGTCCCGGACCACTGACTGAGGATGACCTGAGCCCCGGCAAGCAGGACGCCACTGACCAGGCGAGCAACGACTCCGACGATGATAACCTGGTCATCGATACCGG cAGTACTGGCGGGGAAGGGTTCGAGTGCGGGGAGTGTCGCATGGTGTGTCGTACGAGGGGCAGCCTTCGCAAGCACCTCACCACAGAGCACCTCTCGGATGAGCCTGAGCCAGCGGAGACCATCCCTAAGCAATACCTGTGCACCACGCCTCTCTGCCACTTCACAACGACCAAGCGAGACACGTACGACTTCCACATCGCCAGCCACATCGCGGAGGGCTGGACCCCTACCGGCAAGAAACGGCAGAACAAGAATCCGCTGCAGaggcatag GTACAACAAGGAGGAGCTCACGTGTCCACTGTGTGAGTACGCATGCACCGTGGAGAAGGCTTTCCGGCGCCACCTCAAGGCACATGAAGGTGGCTACGGGCCGGTGTCCAAGATATCCTGCTGCATCTGTG GCAAGGACCGACCCAGTGAAGCAGAGATGAAAAAGCATATGAAGAAGCATCGCTGTGGCAAGTACTATCGCTGTGACATCTGCAAGTTCCAGACGGTGCAGCTCAAGAAG CTGATCCAACACCGCCGGATGCACACGGGTGAGAAACCGCACCTCTGCCCCTTCTGCCCCTACCGAGCCGCCCGCCGGGACAACCTCCGCTCACACGTCCGCCGCATGCACAAGCGAGAGAACATGTACGGCGACACCTTCACCCCACGACCTGTGCTTGTGGCCGAGGCGGATTGCCAAGACCACATCCACACGCTGCCCTCCGACCACATCCCAGTCAGCCAGGTACAGGGGTCACAGCAGCCACAGCAGCCGCTCCCACCCCCTCAGCCACAGCAGCCAGTCCCCACCCCTCTCTCGGCCCTCTCgcagcccccacccccccaggtCCAGGCCCCCGGGACGCTATAA